In Streptomyces sp. NBC_00433, a single genomic region encodes these proteins:
- a CDS encoding amino acid permease: protein MSHSDRGAMETALDDDHLLRELGYEPELSRRMNGFGNFAISFSVISVLSGCMTLYGFGLATGGPAVMLWGWVVVGAMVMLVGAALAEVTSAYPTSGALFDMANRLGGPRWGWYTGWLNLLGLLGAIAGIDYGCALFAGAFANLQWGFVPTPGRTMLIYLAILLLHAVLNLFGVRLVNVLNSVSVWWHLTGVGVIVGALVLVPIHHQSPHFMFTTFVNDTGWSSNWYVVLIGLLLAQYTFSGYDASAHLSEETTKAQVSAPRGIMHAIGWSWIAGFVLLAGLTYAIQDYAGAQNSAAGVPPAQIFLDALGSGGAKVLLLVVIVAQLFCGNAEVAACSRMVFAFSRDGALPGSAMWRRVSARTGTPTRAVWLAVAVAALLALPALYSTVAYGAVTAINVIGITPAYAIPIYLRLKAGRRFTPGPWHLGRWSVAVGSAAVAWVALVTVLFCLPQTRPAHGLVTAASFNYAPVALVVVLVLAAVWWRLAGRRTYEAPPLAGDVELAQFAEGVV, encoded by the coding sequence ATGTCGCATTCGGATCGCGGTGCCATGGAAACGGCGCTGGACGATGACCACTTGCTGCGTGAGTTGGGGTACGAACCGGAGCTGAGCCGGAGAATGAACGGCTTCGGGAACTTCGCCATCAGTTTCTCGGTGATCTCGGTCCTGTCGGGCTGCATGACGCTGTACGGGTTCGGCCTGGCGACAGGCGGTCCGGCGGTGATGCTCTGGGGCTGGGTGGTGGTCGGTGCCATGGTGATGTTGGTGGGCGCCGCGCTGGCGGAGGTGACCTCGGCCTATCCGACCAGCGGCGCTCTGTTCGACATGGCGAACCGGTTGGGCGGCCCGAGGTGGGGCTGGTACACCGGCTGGCTCAACCTGTTGGGCCTGCTGGGGGCGATCGCAGGCATCGACTACGGATGCGCTCTGTTCGCCGGGGCCTTCGCCAACCTCCAGTGGGGTTTCGTGCCCACACCGGGCAGGACGATGCTGATCTACCTGGCGATCCTGCTGCTGCACGCGGTGCTGAACCTGTTCGGCGTGCGGCTGGTCAACGTGCTGAACTCCGTCAGCGTGTGGTGGCATCTGACGGGAGTCGGGGTGATTGTCGGCGCCTTGGTGCTTGTACCGATCCATCACCAGTCCCCGCACTTCATGTTCACCACCTTCGTCAACGACACCGGGTGGTCGTCGAACTGGTACGTGGTGCTGATCGGGCTGCTGCTGGCGCAGTACACCTTCTCCGGTTACGACGCCAGCGCGCACCTGAGCGAGGAGACGACCAAGGCCCAGGTCAGCGCGCCACGAGGCATCATGCACGCGATCGGCTGGTCCTGGATCGCCGGGTTCGTGCTGCTGGCAGGCCTGACGTACGCGATCCAGGATTACGCGGGCGCCCAGAACAGCGCGGCCGGGGTGCCACCAGCGCAGATATTCCTCGACGCCCTCGGCTCCGGCGGCGCGAAGGTCCTGCTGCTGGTGGTGATCGTGGCGCAGCTGTTCTGCGGAAATGCCGAAGTCGCCGCGTGCTCGCGGATGGTCTTCGCGTTCTCCCGCGACGGGGCGCTGCCCGGTTCGGCGATGTGGCGCCGGGTCTCGGCCCGTACCGGAACGCCGACCCGCGCGGTGTGGCTGGCCGTTGCCGTGGCGGCGCTGCTGGCACTGCCCGCGCTGTACAGCACAGTCGCCTATGGCGCCGTTACCGCGATCAACGTCATCGGCATCACCCCTGCCTACGCCATCCCGATCTACCTGCGGCTGAAAGCAGGACGCCGCTTCACACCCGGCCCCTGGCACCTCGGCAGGTGGAGCGTCGCGGTGGGCTCGGCGGCCGTGGCGTGGGTCGCGCTGGTGACCGTTCTGTTCTGCCTGCCGCAGACCAGACCCGCGCACGGCCTGGTGACGGCGGCCTCGTTCAACTACGCGCCCGTCGCGTTGGTCGTGGTGCTTGTACTGGCCGCCGTCTGGTGGCGACTGGCCGGCCGTCGTACCTACGAAGCACCCCCGCTGGCAGGGGACGTCGAACTCGCCCAGTTCGCCGAAGGGGTCGTGTAA
- a CDS encoding transcriptional regulator, giving the protein MPRPVGNNRLKSARVAAGYNSQQALADAITNTAPRLGIKRLTVGARQVRRWESAAPPWPQPDVRRVLSHLLSQEAEELGFVPPWGAGEQPPGPSRRHVVAGSIAGFGLAAVPAQATAATQPASVAVDFQAVTRSHRHLYWSVSPADLHPAVLEHARLGCALLPAIANPGRRSLAAALAESYLLAGRIEFFDVRQPDQAAATLLRALQAAGEADDPLLGSAILAHTAFVPGWAGDRDAAAERMIAARTYARRGAASAEFRAWLDAVEAECETRCGNTRAALALIGNAEDVLAAGSQHPTPVWMDWFNAARLAAFKGNTQLTAGHLPQARTTLVQALADLPADDDKQRSVLLGDLAAVETAAANPQQACVYAVQALEQLAVTWYATGMERVREVRRSLAPWQHEPCVRDLDDRLYDWGTTVSALQR; this is encoded by the coding sequence ATGCCGCGTCCAGTTGGAAACAACCGTCTCAAGTCCGCCCGTGTCGCTGCCGGTTACAACTCTCAACAGGCGCTCGCAGACGCCATCACCAACACGGCTCCACGGTTGGGCATCAAACGGCTGACCGTCGGCGCCCGCCAGGTGCGGCGATGGGAATCCGCTGCCCCGCCTTGGCCTCAACCGGACGTCCGACGTGTCCTGTCCCACCTCCTGAGTCAGGAGGCCGAGGAACTCGGCTTCGTTCCGCCCTGGGGTGCCGGCGAGCAGCCACCCGGACCGTCACGACGCCACGTCGTCGCCGGTTCGATAGCCGGGTTCGGCTTGGCCGCCGTCCCCGCTCAGGCCACGGCGGCGACGCAACCTGCCAGCGTCGCCGTGGACTTCCAGGCCGTCACACGCTCACACCGTCATCTGTACTGGTCGGTCTCCCCTGCCGACCTTCACCCGGCGGTCCTGGAACACGCCCGGCTCGGCTGTGCCCTGCTGCCGGCCATAGCGAATCCGGGGCGTCGCAGCCTGGCAGCGGCGCTTGCGGAGTCCTACCTCCTGGCAGGCCGCATCGAGTTCTTCGACGTACGGCAACCCGACCAGGCAGCTGCGACCCTGCTGCGTGCCCTCCAGGCCGCAGGCGAAGCGGACGACCCTCTGCTCGGCTCCGCCATCCTGGCTCACACCGCCTTCGTCCCCGGCTGGGCCGGAGACCGTGATGCGGCCGCGGAACGCATGATCGCCGCCCGCACCTATGCCCGTCGCGGAGCCGCCTCAGCCGAATTCCGGGCCTGGCTGGACGCGGTGGAGGCCGAGTGCGAGACCCGGTGCGGCAACACTCGTGCGGCTCTGGCTCTCATCGGGAACGCCGAGGACGTGTTGGCCGCCGGTTCGCAACACCCGACTCCCGTATGGATGGACTGGTTCAATGCCGCCCGACTTGCCGCCTTCAAGGGCAACACCCAGCTGACAGCCGGCCATCTCCCCCAAGCCCGTACGACCCTTGTGCAGGCGCTGGCGGACCTGCCCGCGGACGACGACAAGCAGCGCAGCGTCCTGCTCGGCGACCTGGCCGCCGTCGAAACGGCCGCCGCCAACCCGCAGCAGGCGTGCGTGTACGCGGTTCAGGCACTGGAGCAGCTCGCTGTCACCTGGTACGCGACCGGGATGGAGCGCGTCCGAGAAGTCCGGCGATCCTTGGCCCCGTGGCAGCACGAGCCCTGCGTCCGCGACCTCGACGACCGGCTCTATGACTGGGGGACCACGGTCAGCGCCCTCCAGCGTTGA
- a CDS encoding HAD family hydrolase codes for MIRAVVFDVGECLIDETREYGTWADWLGVPRHTFAAVFGAVIARGRDYRETFQVFRPGFDLTQERELRAAAGKPEWFGEEDLYPDVRPTLAGLRGAGLWVGIAGNQTVRAGGLLRGLDLPSDLIATSDDWGASKPDVAFFEHVVEATPAEPGEILYVGDRLDNDIRPAVQAGLLTALIRRGPWGTIQQDDPDADAITTMRIDSLAELPELIVKFNAGGR; via the coding sequence ATGATTCGTGCAGTGGTGTTCGATGTCGGCGAGTGCCTGATTGACGAGACCCGGGAGTACGGCACCTGGGCGGACTGGCTGGGGGTGCCCCGGCACACCTTCGCTGCCGTGTTCGGCGCCGTCATCGCGCGGGGCCGCGACTACCGGGAGACGTTCCAGGTGTTCCGGCCCGGCTTCGACCTGACCCAGGAGCGGGAGCTGCGGGCGGCTGCCGGGAAGCCGGAGTGGTTCGGCGAGGAGGATCTGTATCCGGATGTCCGGCCGACGCTGGCCGGGCTGCGCGGGGCGGGGCTGTGGGTGGGGATCGCGGGGAACCAGACCGTGCGCGCCGGCGGTCTGCTGCGTGGGCTGGATCTGCCGTCCGACCTGATCGCGACCAGCGACGACTGGGGGGCATCGAAACCGGACGTCGCCTTTTTCGAGCATGTCGTCGAAGCGACGCCGGCCGAGCCGGGCGAGATTCTGTACGTAGGTGACCGGCTCGACAACGACATTCGCCCGGCGGTACAGGCCGGACTGCTGACGGCGCTGATCCGGCGGGGCCCCTGGGGCACTATCCAGCAGGACGATCCCGATGCGGACGCGATCACGACGATGCGCATCGATTCGCTCGCGGAGCTGCCGGAGCTGATCGTGAAGTTCAACGCTGGAGGGCGCTGA
- a CDS encoding IS630 family transposase, protein MAERVRVREIDDDEGQRLLRIVRRGTGSVVTWRRAQMVLLSAQGMNVAKIAEVTFTSADRVRDVIHNFNADGFVSLYPKYKGGRPRTFTLPERREIKKIAKSRPVEHGVPFSTWSLVKLADFLVAEGVVDDISHEGLRILLREEGVTFQRVKTWKTSKDPDYAVKKARVEHLYAIADGEILPEPGEPEVVFCLDEFGPLNLQPHPGRQWAERGGKHKDPDREPRPRRRATYNRPHGVRHLFAAYDLGKDQLYGHIKKTKNRSKFLEFCRYLRSLHLTDVRIAIVCDNYSPHLTTKRCQRVGTWAAANNVEISYTPTNSSWLNRIEAQFTALRYFALDGTDHPSHKAQGSMIRRYIIWRNKHAADKRLKAIVSRANAA, encoded by the coding sequence GTGGCTGAGCGTGTGCGGGTCCGCGAGATCGACGATGACGAGGGGCAACGGTTGTTGCGGATCGTCCGGCGGGGCACTGGCTCGGTGGTGACCTGGCGGCGGGCCCAGATGGTGCTGCTGTCCGCGCAGGGCATGAACGTAGCCAAGATCGCCGAGGTGACGTTCACCAGCGCGGACCGCGTCCGCGATGTGATCCATAACTTCAACGCCGACGGCTTCGTTTCGCTCTACCCGAAGTACAAGGGCGGTCGGCCGAGGACCTTCACCCTGCCCGAGCGGCGTGAGATCAAGAAGATCGCCAAGTCCAGACCAGTCGAGCACGGCGTGCCGTTCTCGACCTGGAGCCTGGTCAAGCTGGCCGACTTCCTGGTCGCGGAGGGGGTGGTCGACGACATCAGCCACGAGGGTCTACGCATCTTGCTCCGCGAGGAGGGCGTCACCTTTCAACGCGTAAAGACGTGGAAGACCTCGAAGGACCCCGACTACGCGGTCAAGAAGGCCCGCGTCGAGCACCTCTACGCCATCGCCGACGGCGAGATCCTGCCCGAGCCGGGCGAACCCGAGGTCGTCTTCTGCCTCGACGAGTTCGGGCCGCTCAACCTGCAACCCCACCCCGGTCGCCAGTGGGCCGAACGCGGGGGCAAGCACAAGGACCCGGATCGTGAACCGCGGCCGCGCCGACGGGCGACCTATAACCGTCCGCACGGGGTGAGGCACCTGTTCGCCGCCTACGACCTGGGCAAAGACCAGCTCTATGGACACATCAAGAAGACCAAGAACCGCTCCAAGTTCCTGGAGTTCTGCCGCTACCTGCGCTCGCTGCATCTGACGGACGTCCGCATAGCGATCGTCTGCGACAACTACTCTCCCCACCTGACCACGAAGCGGTGCCAGCGGGTCGGGACCTGGGCCGCGGCAAACAACGTGGAGATCTCCTACACCCCGACCAACAGCTCCTGGCTCAACCGGATCGAGGCCCAGTTCACCGCCCTGCGCTACTTCGCCCTCGACGGCACCGACCATCCGAGCCACAAGGCCCAGGGCAGCATGATCCGCCGCTACATCATCTGGCGGAACAAGCACGCCGCGGATAAGCGCCTCAAGGCCATCGTGAGCAGGGCAAACGCCGCATGA
- a CDS encoding transposase encodes MVFEDEAGQSMTPPRARTWGRQGNTPVVRVRGRGSGRVSIAGMTCYKPGERSHLIYAIREYRGRKDEPKGFAWKDYRDLVIRAHTQLGGPIVLVWDNLRTHLVAPLRQFFEANADWLTVFQLPTYAPDLNPQEGIWSLVKRDIGNLAAADLGQITQAVKRRLKQIQYRPDVVDGCLVGTGLNMDPAPDGRGDANAGPLTAPGMAASLPCLC; translated from the coding sequence GTGGTCTTCGAGGACGAGGCCGGCCAGTCGATGACACCGCCGCGCGCCAGGACCTGGGGCCGCCAGGGCAACACGCCGGTCGTCCGCGTGCGCGGACGTGGCTCGGGCCGCGTCTCCATCGCGGGGATGACCTGCTACAAGCCCGGTGAGCGGTCCCATCTGATCTACGCCATCCGCGAGTACCGGGGACGCAAGGACGAACCGAAGGGCTTCGCCTGGAAGGACTACCGCGATCTGGTCATCCGCGCCCACACACAACTCGGCGGCCCGATCGTTCTGGTGTGGGACAACTTGCGCACGCACCTGGTCGCGCCGCTGCGGCAGTTCTTCGAGGCCAACGCCGACTGGCTCACTGTGTTCCAACTGCCGACATACGCCCCCGACCTCAACCCGCAGGAGGGCATCTGGTCGCTGGTCAAGCGCGACATCGGCAACCTCGCGGCGGCCGACCTCGGCCAGATCACCCAGGCAGTGAAACGTCGGCTCAAGCAGATCCAGTACCGCCCTGATGTGGTCGATGGCTGTCTTGTTGGCACCGGCCTGAACATGGATCCGGCCCCTGACGGACGCGGTGATGCAAATGCCGGACCGCTGACGGCGCCAGGTATGGCAGCATCGTTGCCATGTCTTTGCTGA
- a CDS encoding winged helix-turn-helix domain-containing protein, producing MRYPQGGGLTDAERAARERVRLQAVTGFESGEKNREIAVALRVSERSVERWRRQWREEGLAGVASKGSPGRPRLSDAQIARLERELERGPLVHGWTDQRWTLARVKTMIGRLFHVSYTVEGTWRLLRRHGWSWQQPARRAIERDDDAVELWRREVWPRVRAPRR from the coding sequence GTGAGATATCCGCAGGGCGGGGGCTTGACCGACGCCGAGAGAGCTGCGCGGGAGCGGGTCCGGCTCCAGGCCGTGACTGGCTTCGAGAGCGGCGAGAAGAACCGGGAGATCGCTGTTGCGTTGCGGGTCTCGGAGCGGTCGGTGGAACGTTGGCGGCGCCAGTGGCGCGAGGAGGGCCTGGCCGGGGTGGCGTCGAAGGGATCACCTGGCCGGCCTCGACTGTCCGATGCGCAGATAGCCAGGCTGGAACGGGAGTTGGAGCGCGGCCCACTGGTCCACGGGTGGACCGACCAGAGGTGGACGCTGGCCCGGGTGAAGACGATGATCGGCCGCCTGTTCCACGTCTCGTATACGGTCGAAGGCACGTGGCGGTTGCTCCGGCGGCACGGCTGGTCCTGGCAGCAGCCCGCCCGGCGCGCGATCGAACGCGATGACGACGCGGTGGAGCTGTGGAGGCGCGAGGTCTGGCCGCGGGTAAGAGCACCGCGGCGGTGA
- a CDS encoding AAA domain-containing protein, with product MGTTISGRFLLLHQAARSGGLSEVRKAVDIESAGGDHVAVKLLKQREDDAITRIFLERETSALKALNHPHIVRMLDSGWDQGLERYFIALEWIDRSLKDEMADGRPLDWTAYFTRIGGPLASALSYAHEKEIEHRDLKPGNVLLASDGTVKLADFGIAKILSKAAAVTDETVADFRSALYSPPEQSETVPYVRDVYAYAVLAIQVLSRSQARDYHDLATVLDGLELDTEIRNVLSTCIDLDPKKRPANAIVLEHRLLEAERVCENRDARQRNALWLKMTRRAAESLSTASAGEEIDWDAVKNTVLADISGIVHVDYGYNAQSDEVDTGTVRVFGQSLFLRLVNDEEQPDRCVIVSAEERAEEWMAKRRASALKLGPILTWTFNDPGEDPAYDGLNLLLGGLDAELDAREILVKEGKRQQLGDLFDGWRRVLEAREEAAANGRQPIQYERSEGGGRTRVFHLAAPDTSAEIGEEWSVAEYPYSRPIDRGEITNRTDDTVVLRMTRPQAVLPARGVLLPFLGPSQNAINRQRDALTAVAAGQTANLDLRQIIDNPGAVQVGPPTEVTTWVRADLDQSKRDVVAHALGTQDLLLVEGPPGTGKTTVIAEIVEQTLSRHPTARILIVSQTHIAIDNALKRLEDAGITGLVRLGRVDDPRVAESAQPLLLDRQVKKWTQGVRTRAERHLEHVAANSGQQPSHLKAALVLEELAAVAADLAHVTARLAELANQPVPERTTSARELGEEVVTTRARREQLLEQRAELFAEVQTMLDGELTLREEMSAADARDVVEALLGPAGTGRELMHLLRLQGEWLQRIGTDQNLIAGFLRTRRVIGGTALGFLGHPAARDLEFDLCIFDEASKATATEALVPMARAKRWVLVGDTNQLPPIDEDLLRDEKIMADHQLIPELVKTTLFQYFANSTEAPVKHLLREQYRMTPAIGNMISSCFYGNKLISPNDHVLPGYSTVNKPVLWLDTSALPNRREDEQSAAQTSISNRLEVQLAMRRLEVIDRAIDKGVIKTPDGKRLEVLLIAPYGRQVEELTKRLASLKLKQIAPEVLSVDAVQGRECDLVVFSVTRSNISGRFGFLGQPYWRRINVALSRARYGLIIVGDAGFCRSKPGALRDVLDYMSGHPEDCEIRNAYL from the coding sequence GCTCGACTCTGGCTGGGATCAAGGGTTGGAGAGGTACTTCATCGCCCTGGAGTGGATTGACCGCAGCCTCAAGGACGAGATGGCAGATGGCCGTCCCCTTGACTGGACGGCCTACTTCACGCGTATAGGTGGACCGCTGGCTTCCGCTCTCTCGTATGCCCACGAGAAGGAGATCGAGCACCGTGATCTGAAACCGGGAAATGTCCTGCTGGCCAGTGACGGCACCGTTAAGCTTGCCGACTTCGGGATCGCCAAGATCCTGTCCAAGGCCGCGGCGGTGACTGACGAGACGGTCGCAGACTTCCGGTCCGCCCTGTACTCGCCACCCGAGCAGAGTGAGACAGTCCCGTACGTCCGTGACGTTTATGCCTACGCGGTCCTGGCCATTCAGGTCCTCTCCCGCAGCCAGGCACGTGACTACCACGATCTGGCGACGGTACTCGACGGTCTGGAACTCGACACCGAGATCCGCAATGTCCTCAGTACTTGCATCGACCTCGACCCGAAGAAGCGGCCAGCCAACGCCATCGTGCTGGAACACCGGCTCTTGGAGGCTGAGCGGGTCTGCGAAAACCGTGACGCCCGCCAACGCAACGCGCTCTGGCTGAAGATGACCCGTCGCGCGGCCGAAAGCCTGAGCACCGCCTCGGCTGGAGAAGAGATCGACTGGGATGCGGTGAAGAACACGGTGTTGGCGGACATCTCCGGCATCGTTCACGTCGACTACGGCTACAACGCGCAGAGCGACGAGGTCGACACTGGCACGGTGCGGGTGTTCGGCCAGAGCCTGTTCCTGCGCCTGGTCAATGACGAGGAGCAACCCGACCGATGCGTCATCGTCTCGGCGGAGGAGCGAGCAGAGGAATGGATGGCCAAGCGTCGCGCCTCCGCCCTCAAACTCGGCCCCATCCTCACCTGGACGTTCAACGACCCGGGCGAGGACCCGGCGTATGACGGCCTCAACCTGCTGCTGGGCGGTCTCGACGCAGAACTGGACGCCCGCGAGATCCTGGTCAAGGAGGGCAAGCGTCAGCAGCTCGGAGACCTGTTCGACGGCTGGCGCCGTGTTCTGGAAGCCCGCGAGGAGGCGGCGGCCAACGGGCGGCAGCCGATCCAGTACGAACGGTCGGAAGGTGGCGGGCGCACCCGGGTCTTCCATCTCGCCGCGCCCGACACCTCCGCCGAGATTGGCGAAGAATGGTCCGTCGCGGAGTACCCCTACAGTCGGCCCATCGACCGTGGCGAGATAACCAACCGCACGGACGACACCGTCGTCCTGCGAATGACGCGTCCCCAAGCTGTCCTGCCTGCCCGGGGTGTACTGCTGCCCTTCCTTGGGCCCAGCCAGAATGCGATCAACCGGCAGCGCGACGCACTCACCGCAGTCGCCGCCGGCCAGACCGCCAATCTTGACCTGCGGCAGATCATCGATAACCCCGGAGCCGTTCAGGTCGGCCCGCCCACCGAGGTCACCACCTGGGTCCGCGCCGATCTCGACCAGAGCAAACGAGATGTCGTCGCCCACGCCCTGGGCACCCAGGACCTACTGCTCGTCGAGGGACCACCCGGCACCGGCAAGACCACCGTGATCGCCGAGATCGTCGAGCAGACCCTCAGCCGGCATCCCACTGCCCGTATCCTCATCGTCAGCCAGACCCACATCGCCATCGACAACGCCCTCAAGCGCCTTGAAGATGCTGGCATCACTGGGCTCGTCCGCCTTGGCCGCGTCGACGATCCACGGGTCGCCGAAAGTGCCCAGCCGTTGCTGCTCGACCGGCAAGTCAAGAAGTGGACCCAGGGCGTCCGGACGCGCGCTGAACGGCATCTGGAGCACGTGGCCGCCAACAGCGGCCAGCAGCCCAGTCACCTCAAGGCGGCCTTGGTGCTGGAAGAACTCGCCGCTGTGGCCGCCGACCTCGCACATGTGACGGCCCGCCTCGCCGAGCTGGCGAACCAGCCTGTGCCCGAGCGCACCACCTCAGCCAGGGAGCTCGGCGAGGAAGTCGTCACCACCCGTGCACGCCGAGAACAGCTCCTCGAACAGCGGGCAGAGCTGTTTGCCGAAGTGCAGACCATGCTCGACGGCGAACTTACCCTCCGTGAGGAAATGAGCGCCGCAGATGCCCGCGACGTCGTCGAGGCGCTCCTCGGCCCGGCCGGGACCGGCAGGGAACTGATGCATCTGTTGCGCCTCCAGGGCGAATGGCTGCAGCGAATCGGCACCGACCAGAACCTGATCGCGGGCTTCCTGCGCACCCGGCGCGTCATCGGCGGGACCGCCCTCGGCTTCCTCGGCCACCCGGCGGCCCGGGATCTCGAATTCGACCTGTGTATCTTCGATGAGGCCTCCAAGGCGACCGCGACCGAGGCGCTGGTGCCAATGGCCCGGGCTAAGCGGTGGGTGCTGGTCGGTGACACTAACCAGCTGCCTCCCATCGATGAAGATCTGCTGCGCGACGAAAAGATTATGGCTGACCACCAGCTCATCCCCGAACTGGTGAAGACCACCCTGTTCCAGTACTTCGCCAACTCCACTGAGGCACCCGTCAAGCACCTGCTGCGCGAGCAATACCGGATGACCCCGGCGATCGGCAACATGATCAGCAGCTGCTTCTACGGCAACAAGCTGATCTCGCCGAACGACCATGTCCTTCCGGGCTACAGCACGGTCAACAAACCCGTCCTGTGGCTGGACACCAGCGCCCTGCCGAACCGTCGCGAGGACGAGCAGTCCGCCGCACAGACCAGCATCTCCAACCGCCTTGAGGTCCAGCTCGCGATGCGACGCCTGGAAGTCATCGACCGGGCCATCGACAAGGGGGTGATCAAGACTCCCGATGGCAAGCGCCTCGAAGTCCTGCTGATCGCCCCCTACGGCCGTCAGGTCGAAGAGCTCACCAAACGCCTAGCTTCCCTGAAACTCAAACAGATCGCTCCAGAAGTGCTCTCCGTCGACGCCGTACAAGGCCGCGAATGCGATCTCGTCGTGTTCTCTGTGACCCGCAGCAACATCAGCGGCCGCTTCGGATTCCTCGGCCAGCCCTACTGGCGCCGCATCAACGTCGCACTCTCCCGCGCCCGCTACGGCTTGATCATCGTCGGCGACGCTGGCTTCTGCCGCAGCAAGCCCGGCGCCCTGCGCGACGTCCTCGACTACATGAGCGGCCACCCGGAAGACTGCGAGATCCGTAATGCCTACCTCTAG